From Camelina sativa cultivar DH55 chromosome 7, Cs, whole genome shotgun sequence, one genomic window encodes:
- the LOC104702392 gene encoding GDP-mannose transporter GONST3-like has product MSVKNPHQHQIFEMTNDEEIGTSITEVKIVPEPPIQEETWSSVFLRQASVYGVAAGYCLSASLLSIINKWAIMKFPYPGALTAMQYFTSAAGVLLCAQMKLIEHDSLNLLTMWRFLPAAMIFYLSLFTNSELLLHANVDTFIVFRSAVPIFVAIGETLFLHEPWPSVKTWGSLATIFGGSLIYVFTDYQFTIAAYSWALAYLVSMTIDFVYIKHVVMTIGLNTWGLVLYNNLEALLLFPLELLIMGELKKIKHEITDESDWYSFQVLLPVGLSCLFGLAISFFGFSCRRAISATGFTVLGIVNKLLTVVINLVVWDKHSTFVGTLGLLICMFGGVMYQQSTIKKPKAAQEAKPQEQDEEQEKLLEMQESNSIDIKETPVSEEKL; this is encoded by the coding sequence ATGAGTGTTAAAAATCCCCACCAACATCAGATCTTTGAGATGACGAACGATGAGGAAATCGGAACTTCAATCACCGAAGTTAAGATTGTTCCAGAGCCACCAATCCAAGAAGAGACTTGGTCTAGTGTTTTCCTTCGTCAAGCCTCAGTCTATGGTGTAGCTGCTGGTTATTGCCTctcagcttctcttctctccatCATCAACAAATGGGCCATCATGAAATTTCCTTACCCAGGTGCCTTGACCGCTATGCAGTACTTCACAAGTGCCGCTGGTGTTTTGCTCTGTGCTCAGATGAAGCTCATCGAGCATGACTCTCTCAATCTCTTGACAATGTGGAGGTTTCTCCCCGCTGCTATGATCTTCTACTTGTCTCTTTTCACCAACAGTGAGCTTCTCCTCCACGCTAATGTCGATACTTTCATCGTCTTTCGCTCTGCTGTTCCCATTTTTGTTGCCATTGGTGAAACGCTTTTCTTGCACGAGCCTTGGCCGTCTGTAAAGACGTGGGGGTCTTTGGCTACTATCTTTGGTGGGAGTTTGATTTACGTTTTCACTGATTACCAGTTTACGATCGCAGCGTATAGCTGGGCGCTTGCGTATCTGGTGAGCATGACTATAGACTTTGTTTACATTAAGCATGTGGTTATGACGATTGGCTTGAACACTTGGGGTCTTGTTCTTTACAATAACCTTGAGGCTCTGCTTTTGTTTCCCCTTGAGCTGCTTATAATGGGAGAGTTAAAGAAGATTAAGCACGAGATCACTGATGAGTCTGATTGGTACTCGTTTCAAGTGCTTTTACCTGTGGGTTTATCGTGTCTGTTTGGTTTGGCAATCTCTTTCTTCGGGTTCTCTTGTCGCCGGGCTATTTCTGCAACGGGTTTCACTGTTCTTGGAATTGTGAACAAGCTCTTGACAGTTGTGATCAATTTGGTGGTGTGGGATAAACATTCTACGTTTGTTGGAACCTTGGGGCTCTTGATTTGTATGTTTGGTGGAGTCATGTATCAGCAGTCTACCATCAAGAAACCAAAGGCTGCACAAGAAGCTAAACCGCAAGAGCAAGATGAGGAACAGGAGAAACTGCTGGAGATGCAGGAGAGTAACAGCATCGATATAAAGGAAACTCCAGTATCAGAAGAGAAACTATAA